In one Rhodohalobacter sp. 614A genomic region, the following are encoded:
- a CDS encoding TdeIII family type II restriction endonuclease, which yields MALTKNQKDEIKKLLSSKIEKKLKSYGRETTSMPFLARMIQDNEKIAAYSFIHSMATTLGMSIYEDVSVIIASETAEECFRNYGVGGAISKAQKSTISNIIAKLRNNERKADIEKEIKEVLAADFKKGEFQKSGAIADFYMKRNGEEYYFEIKTVKPNIDVFEKSKTKLLEWVARRRKLVNVFLAFPYNPYYPESYSRFTEVGMMDQPNDFLVGDEYWDFIGGKNTFKELLDTFDEVGKEFKERLDKKFKEIAAKKLDSY from the coding sequence ATGGCATTAACAAAGAATCAAAAAGACGAAATAAAGAAACTGCTTTCGAGTAAAATTGAAAAGAAGTTAAAATCTTACGGACGTGAGACAACTTCGATGCCATTTCTTGCCCGAATGATTCAGGATAATGAAAAAATAGCAGCATATTCATTTATACATTCTATGGCTACTACACTCGGAATGTCAATTTATGAAGATGTTTCAGTGATCATTGCCTCTGAAACTGCAGAAGAATGTTTTAGGAATTATGGGGTTGGTGGTGCTATTTCTAAAGCTCAGAAATCAACAATTTCAAACATAATAGCTAAACTTCGCAATAATGAAAGAAAAGCTGACATTGAAAAGGAGATTAAAGAAGTTTTGGCTGCTGATTTTAAAAAGGGTGAATTTCAAAAGTCTGGCGCCATCGCAGATTTTTACATGAAGAGAAATGGTGAAGAATATTATTTTGAAATTAAGACAGTTAAACCGAACATAGATGTTTTTGAAAAAAGTAAAACTAAGCTTTTAGAATGGGTTGCAAGACGCAGAAAACTTGTTAATGTATTTTTAGCATTTCCTTATAACCCTTACTATCCTGAATCATACTCAAGGTTTACAGAAGTAGGTATGATGGATCAACCGAATGATTTTTTAGTAGGTGATGAATATTGGGATTTCATTGGTGGCAAAAATACTTTTAAAGAACTACTTGATACATTCGACGAAGTTGGGAAAGAATTCAAAGAGAGATTGGATAAAAAATTTAAAGAAATTGCTGCCAAAAAACTTGATTCGTACTAA
- a CDS encoding DNA methyltransferase encodes MSELFTIKEASKWASNFLEKDVTPSNISYLIQYGRVPKVGDNGNTLVSKEALKKYYKNSGDLKEKEWKKKLGNDLNWALSFSEYKESETTKHVHRLHPYKGKFIPQLVEYFLDDHTDNFKQEVFFNPGDVILDPFCGSGTTLVQANELGMHAVGIDVSSFNALISNSKINNYDLIDVKKTADKITRELKKFLSDRNNIEFENKLLDELKDFNDQYFPSPEFKRKARNGDINEKKYGKEKEKQFLSDYNKLIEEYGIQLLQKDDQGFLDKWYLQVVRDEIEFVFEQLKKIENLRTKKILSVVLSRTIRSCRATTHSDLGTLKEPQLTTYYCRKHKKICKPLFSILSWWKRYSKDTVKRLSKFDEFRTDTLQRCLTGDSRTINLITSLEEKNPNLAEIVREKKIDGIFSSPPYVGLIDYHEQHAYAYDLFGFERKDELEIGPLYKGKGQEARDSYVEGIVAVLNNSKKYLKEDYDIFLVANDKNNLYPKIAEKSGMKIVNQYKRPVLNRVEKNRSAYAEIIFHLKPL; translated from the coding sequence ATGTCAGAACTGTTCACTATCAAAGAAGCAAGCAAATGGGCTTCCAACTTTCTGGAAAAAGATGTTACTCCATCAAATATTTCATACTTAATCCAATATGGACGCGTCCCAAAAGTTGGAGATAATGGGAATACTTTAGTTTCAAAAGAAGCTTTAAAAAAATACTATAAAAACAGTGGTGACCTTAAAGAAAAAGAGTGGAAGAAAAAATTAGGAAACGACTTAAACTGGGCATTATCGTTTTCGGAATACAAAGAATCTGAAACAACAAAACATGTTCACCGCCTGCATCCGTACAAGGGAAAATTTATACCACAACTTGTGGAGTATTTTTTAGATGACCATACAGATAATTTCAAGCAGGAAGTCTTTTTTAATCCTGGTGATGTAATTTTAGATCCTTTCTGTGGCTCAGGTACGACTTTGGTTCAGGCAAACGAATTAGGAATGCACGCTGTAGGAATTGATGTCTCTTCATTTAATGCTCTTATCAGTAATTCAAAGATTAATAATTATGATCTGATTGATGTCAAAAAAACAGCTGACAAAATTACTCGTGAATTAAAAAAGTTCTTATCAGACAGAAATAATATTGAATTTGAAAATAAGCTTCTTGATGAGCTCAAAGATTTTAACGATCAATATTTCCCTTCTCCTGAATTCAAGAGAAAAGCAAGAAATGGCGATATTAATGAAAAGAAATACGGCAAGGAAAAGGAGAAACAGTTTTTATCAGACTACAATAAACTTATTGAAGAATATGGTATTCAACTTTTACAAAAGGATGACCAAGGATTTCTTGATAAGTGGTACCTTCAAGTTGTAAGAGATGAGATTGAATTTGTATTTGAACAATTAAAAAAGATTGAAAATCTAAGAACTAAAAAAATACTTAGTGTTGTACTTAGCCGTACAATTCGGTCATGTAGAGCTACAACTCATTCAGACTTGGGTACTCTTAAGGAGCCACAGCTAACTACATACTATTGTAGAAAACATAAAAAGATATGTAAACCACTATTTTCAATTTTGAGTTGGTGGAAAAGATATTCTAAAGATACTGTAAAGCGGCTATCTAAATTTGATGAATTTAGAACGGATACATTGCAAAGATGTTTAACCGGTGATAGTAGGACAATAAATTTAATTACTTCTCTGGAAGAGAAAAATCCAAATTTAGCTGAAATTGTAAGAGAGAAAAAAATTGATGGAATATTTTCAAGTCCGCCTTATGTCGGATTGATAGATTATCATGAACAGCACGCATATGCTTACGATCTTTTTGGATTTGAAAGAAAAGATGAATTGGAAATTGGTCCTCTGTATAAAGGGAAGGGGCAGGAAGCAAGAGATTCCTATGTAGAAGGGATAGTAGCTGTTTTAAATAATAGTAAGAAATACCTAAAAGAGGACTATGATATATTCTTGGTGGCAAATGACAAGAACAATCTTTATCCTAAGATCGCTGAAAAATCTGGAATGAAGATTGTCAATCAATACAAAAGACCAGTTTTGAATCGGGTTGAAAAAAATCGATCAGCATATGCAGAAATTATATTTCATTTAAAGCCACTTTAA
- a CDS encoding helix-turn-helix domain-containing protein, with protein MNSKSTFGAVIRAERKERNLPLRKVAAVLDIDPSTLSKIERNERSANKVMVLQLADLFDIDADELMVSFLSDKVANELLEEENTDEVLKVAEKKIDYMKSKNVKQGNIKF; from the coding sequence ATGAATTCTAAGTCAACATTCGGTGCAGTTATTAGAGCAGAAAGAAAAGAGAGAAATTTACCTCTAAGGAAAGTGGCGGCTGTGCTTGATATTGATCCATCAACATTAAGCAAAATAGAGCGAAATGAAAGGTCTGCAAATAAAGTTATGGTGCTGCAACTAGCAGATCTTTTTGATATTGATGCGGATGAATTAATGGTTTCTTTTTTGAGCGACAAGGTGGCAAATGAGTTGCTTGAAGAAGAAAACACGGATGAAGTATTAAAAGTAGCTGAAAAAAAAATCGATTACATGAAGAGCAAAAATGTTAAACAAGGAAATATAAAATTTTAA
- a CDS encoding AAA family ATPase, producing MNLRRLKNNNHFFILTGGPGVGKTSVIDYLQNKNMRCFKEVARGIIKMQLQNDGEALPWRNKDLYKDLMLDLSVEDYIEANRQDKEITFFDRGIPDTLAYAYLEKLPITKKLRFYVQRYRYNTTVFIFPPWKEIYKTDNERKQQFDEVIRTHKIMIQTYQNCGYKTIIMPKESVEHRGEFILNCLNN from the coding sequence ATGAATTTAAGAAGACTAAAAAATAACAACCATTTTTTTATACTTACAGGTGGACCAGGAGTCGGTAAAACATCCGTCATTGATTATCTACAAAACAAAAATATGCGGTGTTTTAAAGAGGTAGCCAGAGGTATCATAAAAATGCAGTTACAAAATGATGGTGAAGCCTTGCCTTGGAGAAATAAAGACCTATATAAAGACCTTATGCTGGATCTTTCCGTAGAAGATTATATAGAAGCCAACAGGCAAGATAAAGAAATAACATTTTTCGATCGCGGCATTCCCGATACATTGGCATACGCTTATCTTGAAAAGCTCCCTATTACAAAAAAATTACGGTTTTATGTTCAAAGGTATCGATATAACACAACAGTCTTTATTTTTCCTCCATGGAAGGAAATTTATAAAACCGATAATGAACGTAAACAACAATTCGATGAAGTGATAAGGACGCATAAAATAATGATTCAAACCTACCAAAATTGTGGCTATAAAACGATCATAATGCCCAAAGAAAGTGTGGAACACCGGGGTGAGTTTATATTGAACTGTCTAAACAATTAA
- a CDS encoding type II toxin-antitoxin system Phd/YefM family antitoxin, producing the protein MSHIRLDQDIRSLSDFRANAASYIERVKSKRRPLILTQHGKSSAVLIDVEDYQKMLDKIELLEELSAARKELDNGEGISHDEFINELRSQYSS; encoded by the coding sequence ATGTCTCACATTCGACTTGACCAAGATATTCGGTCACTCTCCGATTTTCGAGCTAATGCTGCATCATATATTGAGCGTGTCAAATCAAAACGCCGACCGCTTATTCTTACTCAGCATGGCAAAAGTTCTGCCGTATTAATTGATGTAGAAGATTATCAAAAAATGTTGGACAAGATTGAGTTATTGGAAGAATTATCTGCTGCCCGAAAGGAATTAGATAATGGAGAAGGTATAAGTCATGATGAATTCATAAACGAACTGAGATCACAATATTCATCATGA
- a CDS encoding type II toxin-antitoxin system RelE/ParE family toxin, producing the protein MKIIWSPTARNKTKEILEYIAEDNPDAALALIDVIEEKVENLSQNPESGRVFPPTNNDKIREIVVHENYGVIYEVNPEIIEILTVRHFRQDFSDYKI; encoded by the coding sequence ATGAAAATTATTTGGTCGCCAACGGCAAGAAACAAAACCAAAGAAATTCTCGAGTACATTGCTGAAGATAATCCAGATGCTGCTTTAGCTCTTATTGATGTGATCGAAGAGAAAGTTGAAAATTTAAGTCAAAATCCAGAATCAGGAAGAGTATTTCCGCCAACAAATAATGACAAAATCCGAGAAATAGTTGTTCATGAGAATTATGGGGTAATCTATGAGGTTAATCCCGAGATAATCGAAATTTTAACCGTTCGTCATTTCCGGCAAGATTTTTCTGATTATAAAATATAA
- a CDS encoding helix-turn-helix domain-containing protein, whose amino-acid sequence MAETIDVNFPRILYSNVSKTLREGELFIKQHVFDYIMSGTSKVFFEGKKVTFNSGDFRFAVRNRLSKFMKIPPVNDIYKSVSICVDQNTLQEIAREGSIKPSLDYDAQKTENVLLLQPNKVFKNYISSLLPYLEKGKDMNPQMVRLKTKETVLIFLESNPELKNILFDFSEPGKIDLEAYMNEHYTYNGSLSDFAYLTGRSLSTFRRDFKRIFKITPNKWLIKKRLKDACYLLKEKNMEPTEVFIETGFKNYSHFSARFKEEFGISPSHVA is encoded by the coding sequence ATGGCAGAGACAATAGATGTTAATTTTCCTCGGATTCTCTACTCCAACGTTTCAAAAACGTTAAGAGAGGGAGAATTATTTATTAAACAGCATGTGTTTGATTACATAATGTCCGGTACCTCAAAAGTTTTTTTTGAAGGCAAAAAAGTAACTTTTAATTCTGGTGATTTTCGGTTTGCGGTTAGGAATCGTTTAAGCAAGTTTATGAAAATTCCTCCTGTAAATGACATATATAAATCTGTTTCCATTTGTGTTGATCAAAATACATTACAGGAAATTGCTCGGGAAGGCTCTATAAAACCGTCTTTAGATTATGACGCGCAAAAAACAGAAAATGTACTTCTTCTTCAGCCCAATAAAGTTTTTAAAAATTATATATCCAGTCTATTGCCATATTTGGAAAAGGGAAAGGATATGAATCCACAAATGGTGCGCTTAAAAACAAAAGAAACGGTATTGATTTTTCTTGAGTCCAATCCGGAGTTAAAAAACATTTTATTTGACTTTAGCGAACCCGGCAAGATTGACTTGGAAGCATACATGAATGAACATTATACATATAATGGATCGCTCAGCGATTTTGCATATTTGACTGGAAGAAGCCTTTCAACATTCAGGCGTGATTTTAAGCGTATTTTTAAGATCACACCTAATAAATGGTTAATCAAAAAAAGGCTAAAAGATGCCTGCTATTTGTTAAAGGAAAAAAACATGGAACCTACAGAAGTTTTTATTGAAACGGGTTTTAAAAACTATTCTCATTTTTCTGCAAGATTTAAAGAAGAGTTTGGGATTTCCCCTTCACATGTAGCATAA
- a CDS encoding SDR family NAD(P)-dependent oxidoreductase, with translation MSENKKIWFVTGSGNGLGRHITETALKAGNSVMATARNIKQLEGLVEEYGEQIDTAVLDVTNEQQARDAVKKAIHKFGRIDVLVNNAGYGDNRPFEQMPADEFRRLVETCFFGVVTLTREVLPIMRKQRSGHIIQISSVGGRFAGPGNAAYFASKWAVGGFTEGLSLETAPFNVKVTALEPGAMRTNWGKHAYGQELELIAEYADSVGAATKSVENLWGNETGDPEKVAQVVLKVANAKQLPPHILLGSDAYQIAKQASKKRWENAEIWKQVSEFTDIDNQKSVLEFPNF, from the coding sequence ATGTCAGAAAATAAAAAAATTTGGTTTGTCACCGGAAGTGGAAATGGCCTTGGACGACATATTACAGAAACTGCGTTGAAAGCAGGAAACAGTGTAATGGCAACTGCCAGAAATATCAAACAACTGGAAGGCTTGGTAGAAGAATATGGTGAGCAAATTGATACAGCTGTTCTAGACGTGACAAACGAACAGCAGGCCAGAGATGCTGTGAAAAAGGCAATCCATAAATTTGGCCGTATTGATGTCTTAGTTAACAATGCAGGGTATGGGGATAACAGGCCATTTGAACAAATGCCAGCTGATGAATTCAGACGGTTAGTAGAAACCTGCTTCTTCGGAGTAGTGACCCTGACACGTGAAGTGTTGCCAATAATGCGTAAACAACGCAGTGGACATATTATACAAATTTCTTCCGTAGGAGGTCGGTTTGCCGGGCCGGGAAATGCTGCTTACTTTGCCTCTAAATGGGCTGTCGGAGGATTTACGGAAGGATTATCGTTGGAAACGGCTCCCTTTAATGTAAAGGTAACTGCTTTAGAACCGGGAGCCATGCGCACTAATTGGGGAAAACATGCCTATGGGCAAGAACTGGAGTTGATTGCAGAATATGCAGATTCGGTGGGAGCTGCGACAAAATCAGTAGAGAATCTTTGGGGAAATGAAACCGGAGATCCAGAGAAAGTAGCTCAGGTGGTTCTTAAGGTTGCTAATGCCAAACAATTGCCTCCGCATATTTTATTAGGTAGTGATGCTTATCAGATAGCAAAACAGGCATCGAAAAAAAGATGGGAAAATGCTGAAATATGGAAACAAGTGAGTGAGTTTACAGATATTGATAATCAGAAATCAGTCCTTGAATTTCCAAACTTTTAA
- a CDS encoding DUF2281 domain-containing protein — MSEKELIKQIKKLPSEAQQEAADFVEFLSKKYLQKTEESDSPKKKSILENSFRGIWKDREDLQDSTKWVRELRKSRWAN, encoded by the coding sequence ATGTCTGAGAAAGAACTCATAAAACAGATAAAGAAGCTTCCCTCGGAGGCGCAACAAGAAGCGGCAGACTTTGTTGAATTTCTTAGCAAAAAGTATCTTCAAAAAACTGAAGAATCTGATTCTCCTAAGAAAAAGTCCATTCTTGAAAATTCATTCAGAGGGATTTGGAAAGACCGTGAAGATCTTCAGGATAGCACAAAATGGGTGCGGGAGCTTCGTAAAAGTCGTTGGGCAAATTAG
- a CDS encoding type II toxin-antitoxin system VapC family toxin, protein MDTDILIDFGMDREDAVETMAVPEENYLLTTSVITAMELYSGCRSKRDLKKVEELIADLHILFVSKLISERAFDLMKKFRSSHGVEINDMLIAATAIEGGAKMISKNQKHYQFLPGLDLLPYPLSEV, encoded by the coding sequence ATTGACACAGATATACTTATTGATTTCGGGATGGACAGAGAAGATGCTGTTGAGACCATGGCCGTTCCTGAAGAAAATTATTTATTAACAACAAGCGTCATTACTGCGATGGAGTTGTACTCAGGCTGCAGAAGTAAGCGGGATTTAAAGAAAGTAGAAGAGCTGATTGCAGATTTACACATCCTGTTTGTGTCAAAATTAATCTCAGAACGGGCATTTGATTTGATGAAGAAATTCAGATCCAGTCATGGAGTTGAGATTAATGATATGCTGATTGCTGCTACTGCAATTGAAGGCGGGGCAAAAATGATCAGCAAGAATCAAAAGCATTATCAGTTTTTACCAGGCTTGGATTTACTTCCATATCCTCTTAGCGAAGTATAA